The following are from one region of the Anomaloglossus baeobatrachus isolate aAnoBae1 chromosome 1, aAnoBae1.hap1, whole genome shotgun sequence genome:
- the LOC142295955 gene encoding perilipin-2-like, whose translation MAETVEQQQQQNVVVRLINLPFVSSTYDMVSSTYVTTKDNHHYLKSVCDIAEKSVKSITSVAITSAMPILQKLEPQIALANNIGCIGLDKIEERLPILYQPPEKVVAIASEAVVGARDAVIHSITGVVDKTKGAVQDSVEMTKAVVNGGINTVLGSCVVKIMSDRVDSALTRSECLLEQFLPPTDEELAKEATETEGFVSQDKPGYYVRLGSLSTKARKRVYQQALTRMKDAKCRSQEAIAQLQNTLDLIEYARKNMNGANQKIHDAQEKMFSKWVEWTKGTGEDAGGETEGAEQMESRTLTIARSLTHHLQSTCLSLVSSVQGLPQNIQSKAQSISAMAADIYQNFHSASSFREISDSLLTATKDMFTKIKDGMDDVMDYFINNTPLNWLVGPFYPKLASSQHGEQEDGGDSVKED comes from the exons ATGGCTGAGACAgtggaacagcagcagcagcag AATGTGGTGGTAAGGCTGATAAACCTCCCATTTGTGAGCTCTACATATGACATGGTGTCTTCCACCTATGTGACCACTAAAGACAACCATCACTACCTGAAATCTGTATGTGACATCGCAGAGAAAAGTGTGAAGAGCATCACTTCGGTGGCCATCACCAGCGCCATGCCAATCCTGCAGAAACTTGAGCCTCAAA TTGCTCTGGCAAACAACATTGGCTGTATTGGACTGGACAAGATTGAGGAAAGGTTGCCTATTCTGTATCAGCCTCCTGAAAAG GTTGTGGCTATTGCCTCAGAAGCAGTTGTTGGTGCCAGAGATGCTGTTATCCATAGTATCACAGGAGTAGTGGATAAAACCAAGGGAGCTGTGCAGGACAGTGTGGAGATGACTAAGGCTGTTGTAAATGGCGGCATTAATACTGTTCTTGGAAGCTGTGTAGTGAAGATCATGAGCGACCGTGTGGACTCTGCACTAACTAGGTCTGAATGTCTTCTGGAACAATTCCTGCCACCAACAGATGAAGAACTTG CCAAGGAAGCAACTGAAACAGAAGGCTTTGTGTCCCAAGATAAGCCTGGCTACTATGTGCGCTTGGGATCCCTCTCTACAAAGGCCCGCAAGCGTGTCTACCAACAGGCCCTGACTAGGATGAAGGATGCCAAATGCAGGAGTCAGGAAGCCATTGCTCAGCTCCAGAACACACTTGACCTG ATTGAATATGCAAGAAAAAACATGAATGGTGCAAATCAGAAGATCCATGATGCTCAAGAGAAGATGTTCAGCAAGTGGGTGGAGTGGACGAAAGGAACTGGAGAAGATGCTGGTGGGGAAACTGAGGGTGCAGAG CAAATGGAATCCCGCACACTGACTATTGCCCGTAGTCTCACTCATCACCTGCAAAGCACATGTCTGTCTCTGGTCTCCAGTGTCCAAGGACTTCCACAAAATATTCAGAGCAAGGCTCAGAGTATTAGTGCCATGGCTGCAGATATCTATCAAAACTTCCACTCTGCTTCTTCCTTCAGAGAAATATCGGACAGCCTCTTAACCGCCACTAAGGACATGTTCACTAAAATAAAGGATGGCATGGATGATGTTATGGACTACT